In Labrus mixtus chromosome 3, fLabMix1.1, whole genome shotgun sequence, a single window of DNA contains:
- the ptgfr gene encoding prostaglandin F2-alpha receptor, translated as MSANGSSETGCRSEIRPTNTTCSQKELSVTTSIISMTVGILSNSLALFILIKSYKRIRIKSKASFLLFASSLVVTDLLGHLINGSLVLYVYGSHKQWETFDPHRIVCSVFGACMVFFGLSPLFLGSAMAVERCIGVTRPIFHSTALASHHMKMLLGLTWLLAALVALLPVVLWRPYKIQSSRSWCFFHMEEFKDWLDVLLPLLFSMLGLLALLLSIVCNTLTSFALLLARLRRKHHCRGPSYHIEMICQLLAIMLVSCVCWGPLLIRVIILSTRATDEPASFSLLMVVRMATWNQILDPWVYILLRKAVLRKLFMLFHSCFGPKSHDLNSWKRSVLRSSMETSNLAAGPSYGLSRLPLPDTAIKSVT; from the exons ATGTCAGCGAATGGGAGCTCAGAAACAGGCTGCAGGTCAGAGATCAGACCAACCAACACCACCTGCAGCCAGAAGGAGCTGTCTGTCACCACCTCTATCATCTCCATGACTGTGGGCATCTTGTCCAACAGCCTCgccctcttcatcctcatcaaATCCTATAAGCGCATCCGGATCAAGTCGAAGGCATCCTTCCTGCTGTTCGCCAGCAGTTTGGTGGTCACAGACCTGCTGGGTCACCTCATCAACGGCTCCCTGGTGCTGTATGTGTATGGCTCCCACAAGCAATGGGAGACATTTGACCCTCATCGcattgtgtgcagtgtgtttggGGCGTGCATGGTGTTCTTTGGCCTGAGCCCCTTGTTCCTGGGGAGTGCTATGGCTGTGGAGCGCTGCATCGGAGTCACCAGGCCTATCTTCCACTCCACAGCATTAGCTTCTCACCACATGAAAATGCTGCTGGGACTCACCTGGCTGCTGGCTGCGCTGGTTGCTCTGCTGCCTGTGGTTTTGTGGAGGCCCTATAAGATTCAGAGCTCCAGAAGCTGGTGCTTCTTCCACATGGAGGAGTTCAAAGACTGGCTGGATGTGCTCCTGCCGCTGCTCTTTTCCATGCTGGGGCTGCTGGCTCTGCTGCTCTCCATCGTGTGCAACACTCTGACCAGCTTTGCGCTGCTGCTGGCCAGACTTAGACGCAAACATCACTGCAGAGGCCCGTCCTACCACATAGAGATGATCTGCCAGCTGCTAGCTATCATGTTAGTGTCCTGTGTGTGCTGGGGCCCTTTACTG ATCCGTGTCATCATCCTGAGCACCAGAGCCACAGACGAGCCTGCCTCCTTCAGCCTCCTCATGGTGGTACGTATGGCCACATGGAACCAGATTCTGGACCCCTGGGTCTACATCCTCCTGAGGAAGGCTGTTCTGAGGAAACTCTTCATGTTGTTTCACAGCTGCTTTGGCCCAAAGTCTCACGACCTTAACAGCTGGAAGCGCAGCGTGCTCCGCAGTTCAATGGAGACCAGCAACCTGGCTGCTGGTCCGTCTTATGGCCTCAGTAGATTGCCACTGCCGGACACCGCCATCAAATCCGTCACCTGA